Within Metabacillus sp. KUDC1714, the genomic segment TCATGGGGGAATTATCAATGAAACTTTTCCATTTTAGTGAAAATCCTAATATTACTTACTTCGAACCACATGTTCCCAAAACCAATTCCAAGGAAGAATCATTTGTCTGGGCAATTGATGAAGAGCACGCACCACATTATTATTTTCCTCGTGAATGCCCACGTGTGGCTTTCTGGACATCTTCAGAAACTACAGGTGACGACTTAATTCGTTTCTTTGGCCATACTTCTGTCAATCGAATTATCGCAATAGAAACATCTTGGCTTAAACGTATTAGAGAAACAGAACTATATGCTTACACGTTACCATCTGAAACTTTTGAGTGCTTTGATGTAAATGCTGGTTACTATGTTTCTCGAAAAGCTGTTACCCCCCTTTCTGTTGACCCTGTTGGAGATTTATTAGATAGACTTGTGCAAACAAACATAGAATTACGAATTACACCAACCCTCTGGAAGCTTCGTGATGAAATCATACATTCATCAGTAAGCTTTTCTATCATTCGAATGAGGAATGCATCACACTAATATTAAGCTATAGGGCAGGAGTATTGAATAAGGGAGCTATTGGAGGAAGTAAGATGAAGACCGTGTGTAAGGCTATTATTGAAGATTTGGAAAAAATAGTTAATATAGACAGTGAGGTTATTGGCAACACAAGCAGACGAGACTATATTGAGAATGCCATTAAGCTAGGACACTGTATAATAGCGAAAGAAGAAGAGTACATTGTGGGATTTTTAATTTACGATACTAACTTCTTTGAATGTTCTTTTATATCACTAATTATTGTGTCACCGTCCAAAAGACGAAAAGGATATGCAAGCTTACTGATGGATTATATGATGAGTACATCCCCTACTACGAAGGTATTTTCTTCTACTAATCGTTCTAACATTAATATGCAAAAAGTATTTAATACAAATGGATTTATTCAGAGTGGCATAGTAGAAAATTTAGATGAAGGAGATCCTGAAGTCATATACTTTAAATCAAAGTAGTAGTTATTCAAGATTAGGGGTCAAAAGTGGAAGGTCGTTATTAATGTCTTTGATCAATTTCCTGCTCTAGTACGTTGAGAAACTCTCGTTGTTGGAGAAGCATTTGAATATACATTTTTAGAGTAACCAAATGGCTTTGATACAGTGTTTTCTTAAATGGATTCCGTTTTGCTGCCTCTTTTAACTTCAATGCCTTTTCGAAAAACCAACCATATGATCTCTTTCCTCCTAGACCATGCATCTCCTTAGCTAATTCATCAGTTTGTACCTTCAACACGTCATCAGAAGTAGGATAGGTGAGTAAAGTCTTTAATGATATAGGAGAATATAAATTACTAAAAACCCCTTTATATTCAGGGAAAACTTGATCAAGAATGGTTTGAAACTGTAGTTTAAGTTGAACATAATTGCGGGTTAATGAATCGTGTTGTCTACTCAAATTTCTCAAGTTCATGGTTTGAACACTCTTACGATGAAACGCTGTTAAGTCTTCTTTGTAGTACAGTTCACACAAATGTTTCGCATCAGCAGGATCCGACTTCACTTTTCGAAGTCTACTTTTTTTCGTTTCGTAAGAAACAACCGGATTTACTAAGTAGTAGGTAATTTTTCTTTCCTCAAGATACTGTAAAATCGGTTCGTGGTAATGACCTGTAGATTCAAAAATGATGACTGGTTCAGCGTCAGCGTGTCGTTCTACCTCTTTATAAAATACATAAAAATCACACAGTCCATTAGTGTCATGCTTAAACTTAAAGGTCTTTCCATAGTCCATAGGGATGCTTTCTTGCCAGGAAAGCTTGAACTTGGCTTTCTCCTTTTGCGACATCCAGGCCAATCACTGGATCCATACTTTATCACATCTCCTCATACTAGATTTGTCGGTAGCCCCTGTCTATCTTGTAGTATCATAGCTTCGCTTGTTATGCGGGGTCTAAGCCCCAACCAGCCTCAAACATGTTTCTACAAGTAGGGGGTGGACAGTATAACGGACGGGATCTATTTGATACCAGAAGTCCCAAGGGCGCTTGCGTCCTACCCCGACTACCTAAAGAATAGCCTATAAAAAATAGGCCATCCAGATAAAAAAACAATCTGGATGACCTTATAATACGAAGGGCGCTTTTCCGGAGTAACGAAAAAAGTCCAATTTCTCAATTTTAATGCTGAGAAATTGGGCTTTTTTATATTTACTTATAGTGCAAAATAACGCTTAAAATATATGCAAAATAACTCCTAAAGTGACATATAATTCTAGTAATCTTTCAAAAAAATATCCCAATAAGGTTCACCTTATTGGGATATTTTTTAAAAAAGTTGGTTAAAGAAAATTTCATCTTTGTTTATTACTCAGTGAACCAACTTAATGGAACAGTCACTAATTCAGGGAATAGAACTAATAGTATCAAGATCCCCAGCTGTACTAATAAGAATGGCATGATCCCCTTAGTAATATCAACAATACTAATTTTGCTGATGCCACACCCAATATAAAGTACGGTTCCAACTGGAGGAGTAATTAATCCAATCGATAGATTAATAACCATTAATAACCCAAAGTAAACTGGATCAATGCCAACAGCGGTCACTACAGGAAGTAGTACTGGAGTAAAGATTAGAATTGCAGGTGTTAAATCCATTACACAACCAACAACCAGCAAGAAAAGCATAATAATCAATAATAAAATGGTCGGATTGGTTGTAAGGCCACTTAAAAACTCAACCAATTCTCTAGGTATTTGTGCAACAGTGATGGCATAACCTGAAACAACAGCGGTAGATGCTACAAACATAACGATACCTGTTGTTTTTGCAGTATCCACAAACACATTAGACAACTGTCTCCATTTAATTTCTCTATAGAAAAAGCTAATAATCAATGCATAAATTGCTGCTACTACTCCCGCTTCTGTAGGAGTAAAAATGCCACCACGAAGCCCTACAATAATAATGACTGGAAGCATAAGCGCCCAAAAAGCTCGTATTAAGGCTGTCCATTTTTGTTTAGCCGTTGCTTTTGGCACTGTTTCACTTTGATCTTTTTTTGATACAAAGTACCAAACAACTACAAGTCCTACAGCAATTAAGATTCCTGGAACGATACCTGCCATGAATAATTGTGTAATTGAAACGCCTCCAACTACTCCAAATAAAATCATTGGGATACTTGGTGGAATAATTGTACCAATGATCCCTGTTGCTGCAACAAGACCTGTTGAAGAGTTTTTGTTATAACCTTTTGCAATCATCATTGGAATTAAGATCGCACCTAGTGCTGCTGTATCTGCTACAGCTGACCCTGACAACCCTGCAAAAATAACACCTGACATAATGACAACATATCCAAGTCCGCCTCTAATATGCCCTACAAATGCACTCGCGAATTCTACTATTCGCTTTGAAACACCACCAGCATTCATGATTTCACCGGTTAGGATGAAGAATGGAATGGCCATCAATGAAAAGTTATTTGCCCCTTTTACTAAATAATCACCCAGAATACCAGTATCAAATAAACCTAGCACAGCTAGCATGACTATCGCACTGCTTAGCATAGAGATGGCAACAGGAACTCCTATTAGAAGGAAAAGAAACAAGGTTAGCAAAAATACTAAGATCATTTTGTGTCCCCCATTTCATTCTCAGACTTTGCCCAAAGTGGAGCATCTTGATTAAAAAATACAAAACGAATTGTTTGTACACTCGTTATGATAATCATGAGAATAGAGGCAACAATACCAGCTAAATAAAAGACTGCTTCTGGTATTCCTGTCGCAGGACCCGATACCATTTTATTGACCTCCATCATTTTGAAAAGACCATCAATAAATAGGGTTAAAACAAATACTATTAAAGAGTTAGCTATAAAGTACAGAACTTTTTGGAATTTTCTAGGGACTGAGCTAATCAAAAGATCCACACCAAGATGACCTTTTTCTTTTGTTGCAACAACTGCTCCCAAAAAAACAACCCAGACGAACAAATAACGAGCAAGTTCTTCTGACCATGTAATCCCGGAGTCAAAGGCATAACGTAGAACAACGTTTAAAAACACCAGTGATACCATGGAAACAAGGATCAATATGATGACGCCATTTAATATGCTATTGAGAACTTTTAACACTTTCTCCATCTTATTTTCACCTCTCAAAAATCATTCAAAGTCTACTTAAATGAACAAGATTGACTGAAGATTTTTTCTATTTTTGACTTTCAATTAATTGAATGAATTCTTCTGCCCAATCGTATTTCTTATAAAGCTCTTCATAAACAGGTTCCATAGATTCCCTCAAATTAGCGATAAACTGTTCATCTGGAACAATGATTTCAAGACCTTCCTCTTTTAAGTCTTGCTTTACTTTTTCCTCTGACTCTTGTAGCAGCTCCCACTCATAATTGGCTGATTCCTGGGCTGCTTCTAAAACGATATCCTTCGTTTTTTCATCTAAATTATCAAAAAATGTTTTATTCATAAGATAAACATTTGGACTGAACATATGATTTGTTTCTACGACATGACTCTGTACTTCATACAATGCTGATTCTTTTAAAGTTACATAAGGGTTCTCTTGTCCATCGATAACACCTTGTTCAAGTGCAGTAAATACTTCAGACAACGCAAGTGGTTGTACATTTACCCCCATAGCATTACCCGTATTAATAAAGATAGGAATGTTAGGCATCCTTAGACGTAATCCTTTAAACTCTTCTTTTGATTCAATAGCCCGATTGGATGATACAACACGGAATCCATTTGCTGTCCATGCGATTGGTTCCACCCCGAGTTCTCGGAAGGATACAGAGATTTCCTCTCCTACTTTACCGTTCAAAATACGTTTTGCTTGGTCATAACTATCAAACAAATATGGCCATTCGACAGCCCCGATTTTCGGATTTGCTGTTTGTAAACCCATCCCTGTGATTGCCATTTGAATTGATCCAATGCGTGCACCGCTAGTGAATTGTGCTTCATCTCCAAGCTCATTTGCTGGATAGATTTCCACTTTGTATTTTCCATTTGTTTTTTCTTCAATAATAGGTTTAAACTTTTCTTTAAGTGCAATATTTTGCGGATGTGTTTCTGAGAAATAGTGTGCAATTTTAATAGTAGTAACTCCGTCTGAATTAGCTTTCCCTGCTGTTTCCAGCAAGGTACAGCCAGTTGTCATGAAGAGGCATGCTGTTGCAATAATACCAGCTAAAAACGCTTTCATTTTCATTAAAAGCCCTCCCTTATCTTGAAAGTAGAGGCAGGATAGCATATTACTCTCCTGCTTAGAATATTAATCAATCTCTTGCATTGCGAACCGCTTCGACAAATAGTGTTGCCTTTTGTTCTAGGTCAATGAAATACTGATCATTCATTAATTTCTTTGTATTTACAAGTGAGCTTCCGATTCCAGCCGCCACTGCTCCGGCTTTAATATATTCTCCTACATTATGCACATCAAGCCCACCTGTTGGCATTAATGGGATTTGCGGTATTGGTCCATGAATGTCCTTTAAATAGCTTGGACCAAATACATTTGCAGGAAACACCTTTATTATATCAGCACCATTTTCATAGGCTGTTAATATTTCCGTTGGTGTTAAAGCACCAGGTATACTAATAACTCCATAGCGTTTTGTAATTTTTATTGTTTCAATATTCACAGTTGGAGAAAAGATAAATTTGGCACCTGCCATTATCGCTGAACGTGCTGTTTCAGGGTCAAGCACCGTTCCTGCTCCAACTATCACCTCATCACCCATCTCGCTTGAAACCCTTTGAATCAATTCTAATACTCTTGGAGTTTCTACGGTGATTTCAAGAGTCTTTACACCACCAGCTTTCAAAGCTCTAGCGATTGGGACAATATTTTCAGGTTCAGCACCACGGATTACAGCTACAATGCCGTTTTCTTTAATCTTGTCTAGTAAGTTCATCACCATACCACCTTGTCAAATTATCGATCAACATCTTGATTTATGTTATTGAAAAGTCCTTCAATTTCTTCAGCGTCTGGAAGACCTTCAACATCTCCATTCACAGTTGTGACAAAGGCTCCCACAGCATTAGCCTGTTTTACTGCATCTTGAAGGCATAATCCTTTTAGAAGTCCTGAAAGGAACCCAGCCGCAAAACCATCTCCGGCACCAACCGGATCTACTACCTGGTCTACTGGATATCCTGGTACAAATTCATAATCTTTATTTGTATAATACGAGGCTCCTTTTGCGCCAAGTTTAACTACAACAGTCGAAGCACCGTTATTCAAATAGCACTCGGCTATTTTTTTAGGATCACTTTCTCCAAACATAAACTCACCTTCGGAAATACCTGGTAGAACGATATCTGCTTTAGAAGCGATATTTAAAAGAACACTTCTTGCTTTTTCTTCACTCCAGAGTTTCCTCCTTAGATTTGGATCAAAAACAACTTGCACTCCATTCATTTTTGCAATTTCAATCGCTTCCAAAATTGTGTCTTCACAAGAGTCACTTAAGGCTGGAGTAATGCCTGTAACATGGAGGTACTTTGCCTTCGCAATATATTCACCATCTAAATCTACTTTTGATAATGCACTTGCTGCAGAGCCTCTTCGATAATAGTAGACTCTTACATCATTTGCTCGACGAAGTTCCTTGAAATAGATCCCTGTAGGTAGTGTTTGATCTACTTTCACTCTGCTTACATCAACGCCTTCACCTTTAATAAAGGAAACCAGCGCTTTTCCAAACTCATCATTCCCTACTTTGCTAATCCAGCCTACCTGATGTCCTAATCTCGCCAAACCAATAGCAACATTTGATTCAGCTCCACCAAACTTCATGGAAAACTGATTAGCATATCTCATAAATCCAGTTGTGTTAGGTGTAAAGAGCACCATTGTTTCTCCTATTGTTACAACATCCATTACCATCACACACCATTTCTTAATTTTGACTTAAGTAGTCGTATACAGTTTGAGTAACAGGGACACCATTAATAAGCCTTTCCTCTTCTCGTTGCTGCTCTGGTTCTCCTGGCACCATCACTTTAGTGAACCCTTGAGCAGGCGTTGTATGATGAATTTCATCTATCATTCTATCCATATTTTCTAAGAAGGCTTCGCTTTCTGTAAATACGGCTGGGTTAATTACAAACATGAAATGCCCTAGTTTACGTTTTTTATCGTAATCCCCATACATTGTAGTAATATGAGGGCCAAAAGCTGATCCCGTTAAAAGGCCTGATAATATATCAACTACCATTGCTAGACCATATCCTTTTGGACCAGCGAAAGGTAATAAAGCATTTACCTCATGAGGATCAGCAGTTGGTGAACCGCTTTCATCAACACCCCAATCACTTGGTATAGATGTTCCCGCTTCTCTCGCATGAAGCACTTTACCAAAAGCTACATTACTAGTTGCCATATCTAAAATGACTGGCTTATTTTTTTAGCTGGGAAACCGTATGCAATTGGATTTGTACCAAAATAGGGTTCTGCACCACCAAAAGGGACTACCACTTTATCAGTATGTGTAACTGCCATTCCAACAAATCCTTGCTCTGCCGCTTGGTTAACAAAATAAGATAATGCACCGCAATGACTACTGTTTATAACAGCAACTGTACCAATACCATTCTTCCTAGCAAGCTCGATCGCGTGATCCATTGCTTCTTTAGCGATAACATGCCCAATCCCATCATCACCATCAAAAATAGCAGAAGAAGGACCAGTACCTTTAATTGAGAATTCAGGATTTGGATTCAAACCTCCTTCTAATAGACGTTTTACATAGTGCTCTGTTCGCAATACACCGTGTGAACTTACACCTCTCAAATCAGCATGAACAAGTACATCGGCAACGATTTTAGCGTGCTCCTCTACTAATCCACCTTTAACTAGCTTATTGATTACTAATTCTTTTAATTTTTCGTGATTAACATTTGTAGTTGTCATATAAATTCCCTCTTTTTAATTTAGTCAATGTTTTTTCAACTGTGTTGCGAAATACAAGAAAATTGGACCATATTGGATGTGGCTCACACCATTTAAAACGCTTACTTTTTAGTTTTTAATATACATAGTTTCAATCATCAGCGGATGAATTGCTGATTGAAAAACGTAGAGTAAGAGAGTCTACATTAATAATTGAATTCTGAATTTAATAGTGTAAGCAGCTCATGCAATCAGAAATATATTTTAATATTCCGAAATGTGATATGTAACATTTCACACTTTACATGTTATGAACTAATATTATAGCTTTCTAGTTTATTCGTCAATTCTTTTATAAAAAATTTAAATAAAAGTTTATTATTATTGTCATCTATGTTATTAACTTGCATAAGAAATTGACTATATTTATCAAATTATCCTATAATTTATTAAAAGATGTTACATGTAACATGTTAATTATAACTATTAGGAGGGTTACTTTGGCCGAAATGATTGAAACTTCAGCTCTTGCTACACAAATATATAAAGTACTTCGAAAAGAAATAATTAGTGGGATTTTTGCCCCCGGAGATAAATTAGATATAAATGAATTAGCAAATAAATATGGCGTTAGCCGATCACCCGTAAAAGAAGCAGTTAATCAATTAGTACACGAAGGTTTAATTGAAATATTACCACGGAAAGGAACTTACATAACCCAATTACGTTTCAAAGATTGTATGGAAGCATTAGATGCTCGATTTATGGTTGAAACATGGGCCGCAGCACAGGCAGTTAAGCTTGTATCAGATGAACAGATAGGTAATTGGAACCAAATAATTAAAAAAATGGATGCATTATTGGTCGTACAACCCTTTTCGTATGAAGCATACAGTAAACTTGATATGGAGTTTCATCAATTATTAGTGCAATGGACTATGAATCAAAAGGTTCAAAACATTTATTATTCAATTAATCCACTTATTTCATTGGCACGAGTTGGTTACAGTGAGGTTTTTGAACACAGCTTAAAAAGACATAAAGATCATCATAATATGCTAGAAGCTTTAAAAAATCGTGATCTCTCCTCCTTAATTGATGCATTGCAACAACACAACCATACCTTAAAAGAGGACACTAAGTTACATTGGAATGAACAATTGTATGGACCAATTGATGAATCCAATTAATATCACCCTTTACTTTTTTATAAAGGGACATATCTTCTAAACAGGGAAACAATTCCATGATAAATTTGAATATACCTATCTTATTAGAGCGGTGGGATAAAATTGATCGTTTCGATAATTGCCAATCAATCCAATGATCGACTCCTTTTTCCTTCTACAAATTAAAAAAGATCCCCTTTGCTTATTAAATACCTAAAGGGGACCTAATTCTTTTTAATATAATGCTACTACTTTCTCAACTAACGGATGATCCAGCGTAAGTCCTGTAATTTCACTAAAAGCAGGTCCAACACCTTTTTCTTGAACCTTCTCCTTAAGTGTTAAGGATTCCTGATCTTCCTCAGAAACAAATTTTAGCGCAGCAACAATGACATTTACTAAGTGTTCTGGTACTTGATCAAATTCGTTCATGTATTCAAGCGCAGGGGCAACTAAGCGATCCTTTGCACCCAATTTACGAAGTGGTGCTCTTCCTACTCGTTGTACATCATCGATGATATTTGGATTTGCGAATCTACCGATAATTTTTTCGATATATTTCTGGTGTTCGTCTGCCTGAAAGGCATATTTTGCGATAAGTACTTTACCCGTTTCTTCAAGGGTACCCAATACTGCCTGCTTAATCTTTTCATCACTAATTGTATCGGCAATCGTTGTGTGTCCGGCCAAATTTCCAAGATAAGCTGTTGCAGCATGTCCTGTATTCACGGTAAATAACTTCCGCTCAATATAAGCTTGCAGATTTTCTACAAAAAGAGCTTCCTTAATATCAGGCTTTGTCCCTTTTAATTCAGTAGAGTCTATAACCCACTCGTGGAAGGGTTCAACTAAAACGTCTAAAAGCTTTTCATTATGCTGGTTAGGGACAATCCGATCTACAGCTGAATTCGGGAAGCCTACATGCTCCTGCACCCATGCTGCTTCATCTGCGGTTAATTTTTCGAGAACATGTTTTTTAAGCTCGCTGCTTCCGCCAACCATATTTTCACAAGCAATAATATTAACAGGCTGACTATTAGCTTGCATGCGCTTTTTAAGTCCTTCAGCGATAAGAGGTGCAACAAATTTTAAAATATGCGGGCCTACAGCTGTTGTTACTAGATTGGCTGTTGAAATTGCTTGAATCACAGCTTCTGGAGCTTGCCCACTGTTTATTCCTGATACACCTTTAACTTGAAATGCTTGTTTTTCTTCATTAGCAAGGATGACACGATAGGCCTTTTCTTTGTTTATTTCATCGATTACTGTTTCATTCACATCAACAAATTCCACTTCATAGCCAGATTGATGTAATAAAAGACCGATAAAGCCTCTCCCGATATTTCCAGCGCCAAAATGAGTCGCCTTCAAATTAGTTCACCTCGCTTAGAAGCTGAAGAATTTCCTCTTTCGACTTTGCTTGGACTAATTTCTCAACATTTTCTTCCTCTGAGCAGACAATCGCAATTTTTGAAAGAATATCTAAATGCTCGTTGCCCTTACCAGCAATACCGATTAAGATTTTAACAATATTCCCGCCGCCAAAATCAACACCTTCTGGAGCTTGGATAACAGAAAGTCCTGATTCTATGACAGCCTCCTTCGCTTCTTCCGTTCCGTGTGGGATTGCTATGAAGTTCCCCATGTATGTTGAAGATAACTCTTCTCTTTTTAGCATTTGCTCAATATATTCTTGCTTTACATACCCATTATCAACTAAGATTTGACCAGTTGCTTTAATTGCTTCTGTTTTGTTTTCAAGGTTTTTATTTAATACAATGTTTGCTTCATTTAAAATACTCATGTTTTATTCACTCCTTAAATTTTGGACAAAGTTTGTAAAATATTTTTGGCTTATATATTGAATTAAGCTACTTTTAGCAGCTGTTTCAAAGTTATGAACACTCTCTTTTGATTCGATAATGCTTGCACTTATAAAGCTCATAATCTCTAATTCGTTAGGATCTGCTTGTTCTGGAGCTAATAATAAAAGGATTCTGTTCACATTGATTATCTCGTTGTCCATCGCTTTTAATGTCATTGGTGAGTTCAAATCAATTGTATGAAAGCTAGCTCGAGCAACAGCATCACTTCTAGTATGAAACAATGCAAGCTTTGTTCCAGGTATCGCTAATCCGCCAATACGCTCACGATGCAGTAAGGCCATCACAAGCTCTTTCCCGTTATGAACAAGCCCTTTACCTACTAGCATTTCACTTACTTTGTTTAAGATACCTTCTATCTTTAACGTTTGATCTATCTGAAATGCCTCCATTACCTCTAATAAATCGAGAAGTAATTGAGATTGACCTGTAAAAGATTTGTAAGCCTCATAGCTTACATACATGTCTGCTTTTTCATACTTGTTATCATTCACTTGATTATTTGTGATTGTAACTCCCTTTTGATGAATAAAGTCCTTTATCATGTCTAATTGATCAGGTGTTAGTATCGGACTAACAAGCAAATAGTCGACTGAAATTTCCTCAATCGGAATCGTAGAAAGGATGATATCATATTTCTTTACATCCATATCCTTTAACTCAAATGCAGAGATATTTTTCAGTTCTGCAAGGTCAGGGATTTGGTTTTTTATTTGCGTTGCTAGCATCTTTGATGTACCAATACCACTTGAACAAATAATTAATACCTTTAATTTTGCCTTCATTATCCGCTCATTGATCGCAGCTCCAAAGTGGAGAACGAGATAGCCGATTTCTTCATCAGGTACATCATCAAATGGAAAAGCATTTGCTACTGCTTGTGTGACGATATCAAAAAGCTCACGATAATCTCTTTTGATTTCTACAAGGAGTGGATTTGTAATTTTCATCCCTTGCTTTATGCGATAAATCGCAGGTTGTAGATGTGCTAATAACCCTTGAAATAACGATGAGTCTTGCTTTAGATTTTTTCCAGCAATGTGTTCAACCTGTTCGATTAAACGTTGCACAAGATAAGCAATTTCAACATTTTCATCCTGAATATCGATTTTTCCTTCGAAGCGGAGTTTTGCTCCCCTTAAATGCATAGTAATATAGCCAATTTCATCTTCTGGAATTGCTAATTGAAAGGTTTCTTCAAGCCTTTGGGCGATTTCTTGTGAAAAATGAAATTCCTTGGAGCTTTTGAGCTGTGAAAGGTATTCATGTTTTATTGTGATGTTTTCACCACGCTGAATTCGTTCAATAGCTAACGCTAGATGGACAACTAATCCAACGTAAGAGCTATCAGCCAAAGGATAAGGTAACTGTG encodes:
- a CDS encoding BglG family transcription antiterminator codes for the protein MIVSARERLILQFLMDEANQEVTIKELAEQIDVSERTVHRDLKNIESILKEFQLELIKRAGIGIKIVGNKANLHELRLAIQKQDYKEYTPDERLMVALCTLLDHQEPIKLLTLANELGVTTATISHDLDKMEPFVQEYGLTLIRRRGYGIELIGSEAAKRRAISSLISDQFDVTDFLKMVKGSIEKKSTNKIDSISERLLGLVQKEKLIIIENLINQINSQLPYPLADSSYVGLVVHLALAIERIQRGENITIKHEYLSQLKSSKEFHFSQEIAQRLEETFQLAIPEDEIGYITMHLRGAKLRFEGKIDIQDENVEIAYLVQRLIEQVEHIAGKNLKQDSSLFQGLLAHLQPAIYRIKQGMKITNPLLVEIKRDYRELFDIVTQAVANAFPFDDVPDEEIGYLVLHFGAAINERIMKAKLKVLIICSSGIGTSKMLATQIKNQIPDLAELKNISAFELKDMDVKKYDIILSTIPIEEISVDYLLVSPILTPDQLDMIKDFIHQKGVTITNNQVNDNKYEKADMYVSYEAYKSFTGQSQLLLDLLEVMEAFQIDQTLKIEGILNKVSEMLVGKGLVHNGKELVMALLHRERIGGLAIPGTKLALFHTRSDAVARASFHTIDLNSPMTLKAMDNEIINVNRILLLLAPEQADPNELEIMSFISASIIESKESVHNFETAAKSSLIQYISQKYFTNFVQNLRSE